The following coding sequences lie in one Pseudomonas sp. B33.4 genomic window:
- a CDS encoding DUF6124 family protein, giving the protein MIKPTPNPPESNCTSPYESIDSKKLHEAADRALDHYLCPPGSTPPPRKKRGMYAVTADNKNEELLIDASETLASAQTIAQNVASLLPASQRRALLGIAQLIMLGELAVNRAFDNLQLPG; this is encoded by the coding sequence ATGATCAAACCAACACCTAACCCGCCCGAATCCAACTGCACGTCTCCCTACGAATCAATCGACTCAAAAAAACTCCACGAAGCCGCTGACCGCGCGCTCGACCATTACCTTTGTCCGCCCGGTTCCACGCCGCCGCCACGTAAAAAACGTGGGATGTATGCCGTGACTGCGGACAACAAAAACGAAGAATTGCTGATTGATGCCAGTGAAACGCTTGCTTCGGCTCAAACTATTGCGCAGAACGTCGCTAGCCTGTTGCCGGCGTCGCAGCGTCGGGCGTTGTTGGGGATTGCGCAGTTGATCATGCTCGGGGAGTTGGCGGTGAATCGGGCGTTTGATAATTTGCAATTGCCGGGGTGA
- the gspI gene encoding type II secretion system minor pseudopilin GspI encodes MRARSREAGFTLIEVLVALAIIAVAMSAAVRVAGLMTQSSGVLRDRSVALIAAQSRMAELRLEGKLPMGMKALDCDQGRLLLRCEQLISAAENGRLLKIGIQVFDRNQDAPPLARLETLLSRTESPSP; translated from the coding sequence ATGCGTGCGCGTTCGCGGGAAGCGGGTTTCACATTGATTGAGGTGCTGGTGGCGCTGGCGATTATTGCCGTGGCGATGTCGGCGGCTGTGCGGGTGGCGGGGTTGATGACGCAGAGTAGTGGGGTTTTAAGGGATCGGTCGGTGGCGCTGATTGCGGCGCAGAGTCGGATGGCGGAGTTGCGGTTGGAAGGCAAGTTGCCGATGGGTATGAAAGCGCTGGATTGTGATCAGGGGCGGCTATTGCTGCGCTGTGAACAGCTGATCAGCGCAGCCGAGAACGGACGTCTACTCAAGATTGGTATCCAGGTATTCGACCGCAATCAGGATGCGCCGCCGTTGGCCAGGCTTGAGACTTTGTTGTCCCGAACGGAAAGCCCCTCACCCTAG
- the gspG gene encoding type II secretion system major pseudopilin GspG produces the protein MDIAPFKSLQQPMRTPRGQQGFTLIEIMVVVVILGILAAMVVPKVLDRPDQARATAAKQDIGGLMQALKLYRLDHGTYPSMNQGLKVLVERPADAKNSNWRSYLERLPNDPWGRPYQYLNPGANGEIDIFSLGADGQPDGDGVNADIGSWQL, from the coding sequence ATGGATATCGCACCTTTCAAATCGCTTCAGCAACCGATGCGCACGCCGCGTGGGCAGCAGGGTTTTACCCTGATCGAGATCATGGTGGTCGTGGTGATTCTGGGGATTCTCGCGGCGATGGTGGTGCCCAAGGTGCTCGACCGGCCGGATCAGGCGCGGGCGACGGCGGCGAAGCAGGATATTGGTGGGTTGATGCAGGCGTTGAAGTTGTATCGCCTCGATCACGGTACTTACCCGAGCATGAATCAGGGGCTGAAGGTGTTGGTGGAGCGGCCGGCGGATGCGAAGAACAGCAATTGGCGCTCGTACCTGGAGCGTTTGCCGAATGATCCGTGGGGGCGTCCTTATCAATACCTCAACCCCGGCGCCAATGGCGAGATCGACATCTTTTCCCTCGGTGCCGACGGTCAGCCTGACGGCGACGGCGTGAATGCCGATATCGGTTCCTGGCAGTTGTAA
- the gspK gene encoding type II secretion system minor pseudopilin GspK has product MNSRSPEGAKQQGMAIISALLIAAVVAVIAAGMLTRQSVSTRALEADQQRVQGRWLVLGGLEISRQLLWDARQRDPLTRLDQPWAQRLSAQGFEGRLEDEQGKFNLRNLVANERVDEAQVAAFQRLCELIGVSAGLSQRISQRVIASYPRLLNAQMAEAPKSGFDSGRATSPNASHKPQKPTLPMLRSIDDLRSVDGVNEAVIGKLAPYLTVIPATTWLNGNTATAPVLAAYVPGLSLERANALIAERDAGRWFINRGDFVNRLRMPQLELTSVKVGITSDWFRLRGEARRDQRRVSLEALLHRSEDRLPQVIWSRVGV; this is encoded by the coding sequence ATGAACAGCCGCTCGCCTGAGGGGGCGAAGCAACAGGGCATGGCGATTATCAGCGCGTTGTTGATTGCGGCCGTGGTGGCGGTGATTGCGGCGGGCATGTTGACGCGCCAGAGCGTGTCGACCCGTGCGCTCGAGGCGGATCAGCAGCGTGTGCAGGGGCGTTGGCTGGTGCTGGGCGGGTTGGAGATCAGCCGTCAGTTGCTCTGGGATGCACGTCAGCGCGACCCGTTGACCCGGCTCGATCAGCCGTGGGCGCAGCGTCTCTCGGCGCAAGGTTTTGAGGGGCGACTGGAGGATGAGCAGGGCAAGTTCAACCTGCGCAATCTGGTCGCCAACGAGCGGGTCGATGAGGCGCAGGTCGCGGCGTTTCAGCGTTTGTGCGAGTTGATCGGGGTCAGTGCCGGGTTGAGTCAGCGCATCAGTCAGCGGGTGATTGCTTCGTACCCGAGGCTGCTGAATGCGCAGATGGCCGAGGCGCCGAAAAGTGGTTTCGACAGTGGTCGCGCCACCTCGCCAAACGCCTCACACAAACCGCAGAAGCCAACGCTGCCGATGCTGCGCAGCATCGATGATCTGCGCAGTGTCGACGGCGTCAATGAGGCGGTGATCGGCAAACTGGCGCCGTACCTGACGGTGATCCCCGCGACCACTTGGCTCAACGGCAACACCGCCACCGCGCCGGTTTTGGCTGCGTATGTGCCGGGGCTGTCGTTGGAGCGCGCGAACGCGCTGATTGCCGAGCGCGATGCCGGGCGCTGGTTTATCAACCGTGGCGATTTCGTTAACCGTTTGCGCATGCCGCAACTGGAGCTGACCAGCGTCAAGGTCGGCATCACCAGTGACTGGTTTCGCCTGCGTGGCGAGGCGCGGCGCGATCAGCGGCGGGTCAGTCTTGAGGCGTTGTTGCATCGCAGCGAGGACCGCTTGCCGCAGGTGATCTGGTCGCGGGTGGGCGTATGA
- the gspL gene encoding type II secretion system protein GspL produces the protein MSQLKVSLPPLAELDLHSQLHCAWLDRQGQVTREDRLSLSQLSQQSKLPPLVCFLHPADSLLASLDLPPLPANKIVAAVQCAAQALMLGDSSEMHIAHSSRDEAGQVQIAWAPRQHLLRFGQLLKSVGLNLRGLYPAPYSLPVLPGTVACVQDGHLLLRDSVQVARVQPLFDDGLDSVVWEPGITLHWIGEQPPPGAELPMSDAQRWTGPLPGWGLHGAVQQQQTEHRGWGRAIALSALAVAVWVIGLNLYAAREAGQGQQLKTQMNLRVKQAFPELPVILNPLQQARQQLAARQKGAADDPAQTFNRLVLQAGSGMPSMAGSVERLAFVDGTLQLSLLSEARRGGNDQEWQSTLAQAGISVTADDEGWTLRPATEATPSDSDDSGGAEEDE, from the coding sequence ATGAGCCAGTTGAAGGTTTCGTTGCCGCCGTTGGCGGAGCTGGACCTGCACAGTCAATTGCACTGCGCCTGGCTGGATCGTCAGGGTCAGGTCACGCGGGAAGATCGCCTCAGTCTAAGCCAGTTGAGCCAGCAGTCGAAACTGCCGCCGCTGGTGTGTTTTCTGCACCCGGCTGACAGTCTGTTGGCGAGTCTCGATTTACCGCCGTTGCCCGCCAACAAGATTGTCGCGGCGGTGCAGTGTGCGGCGCAGGCCTTGATGCTGGGTGACAGCAGTGAGATGCACATTGCACACAGTTCGCGGGATGAAGCCGGGCAGGTGCAGATCGCCTGGGCGCCTCGGCAGCACTTGTTGCGCTTTGGCCAGTTGCTAAAAAGTGTTGGGCTGAACCTGCGCGGACTCTATCCGGCGCCGTACAGTTTGCCGGTGCTGCCAGGTACCGTCGCGTGCGTGCAGGACGGGCATTTGTTGTTGCGCGATAGCGTGCAAGTGGCGCGGGTGCAGCCGTTGTTCGATGACGGCCTCGACAGTGTCGTGTGGGAGCCGGGCATCACTTTACATTGGATCGGTGAGCAACCGCCGCCGGGCGCTGAACTGCCGATGAGCGATGCGCAGCGTTGGACTGGGCCGCTACCGGGATGGGGGCTGCATGGTGCAGTCCAACAGCAACAAACCGAGCATCGCGGCTGGGGCAGGGCTATCGCCCTCTCAGCGTTGGCCGTGGCCGTTTGGGTGATCGGTTTGAACCTGTATGCCGCCCGTGAGGCCGGGCAGGGCCAGCAACTGAAAACCCAGATGAATCTGCGGGTAAAGCAGGCGTTCCCTGAGTTGCCGGTGATCCTCAACCCGTTGCAACAGGCGCGTCAGCAATTGGCGGCGCGGCAGAAGGGCGCGGCGGATGATCCGGCGCAGACGTTCAATCGGCTGGTGTTGCAGGCGGGCAGCGGCATGCCGTCGATGGCCGGCAGTGTCGAGCGGTTGGCGTTTGTCGACGGCACGTTGCAACTAAGTCTGCTGAGTGAAGCCCGCCGTGGTGGCAATGATCAGGAGTGGCAAAGCACCTTGGCCCAGGCCGGTATCAGCGTGACGGCAGATGACGAGGGCTGGACCTTGCGTCCGGCCACTGAAGCCACCCCAAGCGACAGCGATGACAGCGGCGGAGCAGAAGAAGATGAATAA